From Alienimonas californiensis, a single genomic window includes:
- a CDS encoding serine/threonine-protein kinase produces MPATRPLPATRSAARTPPALPERYRPLERIGVGGIGEVWRATDLNLERDLAVKVLRADRRTPDHAARLVREALLTGRLQHPGVPPVVERGESLDDAAASPFFAMKLVGGRTLRQMLRGKPRPDQARLLGVFRQVCEAVGFAHANGVIHRDIKPANVMVGDHGEVQVMDWGMARLLKEPDDESSLLSSFSEQWTAPTPPTPALQESGPAEPSVHAHGDETVLTPGLTATDDDNADEFNDGGPHTLGPSDSYTDAPSGDKSTTRTPGTGPTVADAMATMTVAGFGFGTPAYMPPEQARGETDRIDARSDVFGLGAVLCVILTRQAPFEAGDALDSLRKAAAADLGPAFAWLDACGADAPLTDLCRRCLSPDPADRPANGAAVADAIRDYENGVREKLEQERADRAAAEVRVVEERKRRRVGVAALAALLVAGVAGTLWYDAADRLGVVREERAVAQAARIQAVKARQEEESARIEAEAARRAAVRAEGDSERRRLLAEAAQRVAAAAETRARAAAAQSEAAAKTAEQERLQAEMRRDEAVQAVALAEKGKAEALAAAEAARQEREALAAAETAAEVRRLVDQATVRRDAGQYAAAADLLDAAARLAPTADEQLSPNLLRDARRHLTVAADLENARLPRAGADASQDAGQPRNVVAAPDAGDRFAAIFDAYGLDVLGGAPETSGRAVAASPVAPALLAGLDEWARAAAKAGDADASRRLRAVAAAADPTPLREALAAGESGRVTRLLLTEVSPREVPPQTAALVAHLLAADESPRVQAAATLWLDVSIDVHPGDYWLRRLRAEFAGEGAAESRRRVESLLVAAALRPDAVEGRFALALALEDADRQSEAAAEYRQVAEAAGATEAAFARVATRRLAALNLPAPGTPVAQAVPNPAALPARSSTKSFIVPAPELPLQESNTDDEAPTLSGWAQAAGLGEQDLPPAPETP; encoded by the coding sequence GTGCCTGCCACGCGTCCCCTGCCCGCAACGCGTTCCGCCGCCCGCACGCCGCCGGCGCTACCGGAGCGGTATCGGCCGCTCGAGCGGATCGGCGTCGGCGGCATCGGCGAGGTCTGGCGGGCGACCGACCTGAATCTGGAACGCGATCTCGCCGTCAAAGTGCTGCGGGCCGATCGCCGCACCCCCGATCACGCCGCCCGGCTGGTCCGCGAGGCGCTGCTCACCGGCCGCCTGCAACACCCGGGCGTCCCGCCGGTCGTGGAACGGGGCGAGAGCCTCGACGACGCGGCGGCCAGTCCGTTCTTCGCCATGAAGCTGGTCGGCGGGCGGACCCTGCGGCAGATGTTGCGGGGCAAGCCGCGGCCCGATCAGGCCCGCTTGCTGGGCGTGTTCCGGCAGGTCTGCGAGGCGGTCGGCTTCGCCCACGCCAACGGCGTGATTCACCGGGACATCAAGCCGGCCAACGTGATGGTCGGCGATCACGGCGAGGTCCAGGTGATGGACTGGGGCATGGCCCGCCTGCTGAAGGAACCGGACGACGAATCGTCCCTGCTCTCCAGCTTCTCCGAGCAATGGACGGCCCCCACCCCGCCGACCCCCGCCCTGCAGGAGTCCGGCCCCGCGGAGCCCAGCGTCCACGCCCACGGCGACGAAACCGTTCTCACCCCCGGCCTGACGGCGACTGACGACGACAACGCCGACGAGTTCAACGACGGCGGGCCACACACTCTCGGGCCGAGCGACTCCTATACCGACGCCCCCTCCGGCGACAAAAGCACGACCCGCACGCCGGGGACCGGCCCGACCGTCGCTGACGCGATGGCGACGATGACCGTGGCCGGCTTCGGCTTCGGCACGCCGGCCTACATGCCGCCGGAACAGGCCCGCGGGGAGACGGACCGCATCGACGCCCGCAGCGACGTGTTCGGCCTGGGGGCGGTGCTGTGCGTGATTCTCACCCGGCAGGCTCCGTTCGAGGCGGGCGACGCGCTGGACAGCCTGCGGAAGGCCGCCGCGGCGGACCTCGGCCCGGCGTTCGCCTGGCTGGACGCCTGCGGGGCGGACGCCCCGCTGACGGACCTCTGCCGCCGCTGCCTGAGCCCCGACCCCGCCGACCGCCCGGCGAACGGCGCCGCCGTGGCGGACGCGATCCGCGACTACGAGAACGGCGTCCGCGAGAAACTGGAACAGGAGCGGGCCGACCGGGCCGCCGCCGAGGTGCGGGTCGTCGAGGAACGCAAGCGGCGCCGGGTCGGCGTCGCGGCGCTGGCGGCGCTACTGGTGGCCGGCGTCGCCGGCACCCTGTGGTACGACGCGGCGGACCGCCTGGGCGTGGTGCGGGAAGAGCGAGCCGTGGCCCAGGCGGCCCGCATCCAGGCGGTCAAGGCCCGGCAGGAAGAGGAGAGCGCCCGGATCGAAGCCGAAGCGGCCCGCCGGGCGGCGGTCCGTGCCGAGGGGGACTCAGAACGGCGCCGCCTCCTGGCCGAGGCCGCCCAGCGGGTCGCCGCCGCGGCGGAGACGAGAGCCCGGGCCGCCGCCGCGCAGTCGGAGGCAGCCGCCAAAACGGCGGAGCAGGAACGTCTGCAGGCGGAGATGCGGCGGGACGAGGCGGTTCAAGCCGTCGCCCTGGCCGAGAAGGGGAAAGCGGAAGCCCTCGCCGCCGCGGAGGCGGCCCGGCAGGAACGCGAGGCCCTCGCCGCCGCGGAGACCGCCGCGGAGGTGCGTCGGCTGGTGGATCAGGCCACGGTGCGGCGGGACGCCGGCCAGTACGCCGCCGCCGCCGACCTGCTGGACGCCGCCGCCCGCCTCGCCCCGACGGCCGACGAGCAGCTTTCGCCGAACCTGCTGCGGGACGCCCGCCGGCACCTGACGGTCGCCGCGGACCTGGAAAACGCCCGCCTGCCCCGCGCCGGCGCCGACGCCTCGCAAGACGCCGGTCAGCCCCGCAACGTCGTCGCGGCGCCCGACGCCGGGGACCGCTTCGCCGCGATCTTCGACGCCTACGGCCTGGACGTACTCGGCGGAGCACCGGAAACGAGCGGCCGGGCGGTCGCAGCCAGCCCGGTTGCCCCGGCGCTGCTGGCAGGGCTGGACGAGTGGGCGCGGGCGGCCGCGAAGGCGGGGGACGCGGACGCCTCCCGTCGCCTGCGGGCCGTCGCCGCCGCCGCCGACCCGACCCCGCTCCGCGAGGCCCTCGCCGCCGGGGAATCCGGCCGGGTGACCCGGCTGCTCTTGACGGAGGTGTCGCCCCGGGAGGTGCCCCCGCAGACCGCGGCGCTGGTGGCGCATCTGCTCGCCGCGGACGAGTCGCCCCGGGTGCAGGCGGCGGCGACGCTCTGGCTGGACGTGTCCATCGACGTGCACCCCGGCGACTACTGGCTGCGGCGCCTGCGGGCGGAGTTCGCCGGGGAGGGCGCCGCGGAGTCGCGGCGGCGGGTCGAATCGCTGCTGGTCGCCGCGGCCCTGCGGCCGGACGCGGTGGAAGGACGCTTCGCCCTCGCCCTGGCGCTGGAGGACGCCGACCGCCAATCGGAGGCCGCCGCGGAGTACCGCCAGGTGGCCGAGGCGGCCGGGGCGACGGAGGCTGCGTTCGCCCGCGTTGCGACGCGGCGTCTGGCGGCGCTGAACCTGCCCGCCCCGGGCACCCCGGTGGCCCAGGCCGTCCCGAATCCGGCGGCGCTTCCCGCACGCTCGTCGACCAAATCGTTCATCGTTCCGGCGCCTGAACTCCCCCTCCAGGAATCCAACACGGACGACGAGGCGCCGACGCTCTCCGGTTGGGCGCAAGCCGCCGGCTTAGGCGAGCAGGACCTGCCGCCCGCACCCGAAACGCCGTAG
- a CDS encoding type III polyketide synthase, with product MSPSPLSCTVSGIGTALPAGWIEQGDTGVLAGRTGPPAGPDGEAGRRRIAALYRKVGVKKRHLVLVDPDSSGTEPDRVPFYPPGPGTHAGAPTTGDRIIAYEKHAGPLAVRAAAAALADAGVHPGRVTQSVTVSCTGFAAPGVDCALIEDLGLPRSVGRTHVGFMGCHAALNGLRVAGALCAADPSAAVLLTAVELCSLHHQYTPDPVADSGQVIANALFADGAAAMLCTGADFRPDPPTAGVSDEPKTATAPYRLLGSGSVVLADTADAMTWRVGDAGFLMTLELAVPVAIRAHLAGWMDEWLSTFGLTRAEVGTWAVHPGGPAILDAAAEALGLGERELDPSRALLAEVGNLSSPTILFLLDRLRSARGLAGAKASDGPVVAVGFGPGLTVEAALFG from the coding sequence ATGTCGCCGTCCCCCCTGAGTTGCACCGTGTCGGGGATCGGCACCGCCCTGCCTGCCGGGTGGATCGAACAGGGGGACACCGGCGTGCTCGCCGGCCGCACCGGGCCGCCGGCCGGGCCCGACGGGGAGGCCGGGCGCCGCCGGATCGCGGCGCTGTATCGCAAGGTCGGGGTGAAGAAGCGGCACCTTGTGCTGGTCGACCCCGACAGCTCCGGCACGGAGCCGGATCGCGTGCCCTTCTATCCCCCCGGCCCCGGCACGCACGCCGGGGCGCCCACCACCGGCGACCGCATCATTGCCTACGAGAAGCACGCCGGCCCGCTGGCCGTGCGGGCCGCCGCCGCGGCGCTGGCGGACGCCGGCGTTCACCCCGGCCGCGTCACGCAGTCGGTGACGGTCAGTTGCACCGGGTTCGCCGCCCCCGGCGTGGATTGCGCCCTGATCGAGGACCTCGGCCTGCCGCGCTCGGTGGGACGTACGCATGTGGGGTTCATGGGCTGTCACGCCGCCCTGAACGGCCTGCGGGTCGCCGGGGCGCTGTGCGCCGCCGACCCCTCCGCCGCGGTGCTGCTGACCGCGGTGGAACTGTGCAGCCTGCACCATCAATACACGCCGGACCCGGTGGCGGACTCCGGGCAGGTGATCGCCAACGCCCTGTTCGCCGACGGGGCCGCCGCCATGCTCTGTACCGGCGCCGACTTCCGCCCGGACCCCCCGACGGCGGGTGTCTCGGACGAACCGAAGACTGCGACCGCTCCGTATCGATTGCTCGGCAGCGGGTCGGTCGTGCTGGCGGACACCGCCGACGCGATGACCTGGCGGGTGGGCGACGCCGGCTTCCTGATGACGCTCGAACTGGCCGTGCCGGTGGCGATCCGGGCCCACCTCGCCGGCTGGATGGACGAGTGGCTCAGCACGTTCGGCCTGACCCGGGCCGAGGTGGGCACTTGGGCGGTGCACCCCGGCGGCCCGGCGATCCTCGACGCCGCCGCCGAGGCGCTGGGGCTGGGGGAACGCGAACTGGACCCGTCCCGCGCCCTGCTGGCTGAGGTGGGCAACCTGTCCAGCCCCACGATCCTGTTCTTGCTGGACCGACTGCGGTCCGCCCGCGGATTGGCGGGGGCGAAGGCGTCCGACGGCCCGGTCGTCGCCGTGGGCTTCGGCCCCGGCCTGACTGTCGAGGCGGCGCTGTTCGGCTGA
- a CDS encoding DUF1559 domain-containing protein: MHAPPPRRRPASRSGFTLIELVVVVLIVLILISLLLPNVEQAREAARRSQCQNNLKQLGLAMHNYHATHKLFPTQGGGTSAAGEEGNAEELSAFVALTPYIDASRHWNVIAQRLAENADGSPRTPPWPAMGPEPGNRNYGPWQTQNSVFLCPSDPAGPANTGGPEDVMADTNYAFNAGDNAAGGYGAVEVEGGGRPAARGAFVFREWIALDDFADGTATTLLFAEIGRGDGGRSYQGYALRNAGAAKPPLEYDDERGVLNPSACLAAAGNVSEPQTYPTAAALHARGSRWNDAGGVYTGFNAILPPNGPSCLLTNDPRSPGLLSAGSFHTGGVQVGMVDGSVTFISETIDAGDPGAAGVTDGESPYGVWGALSTRAGGDTVDVDQY, translated from the coding sequence ATGCACGCCCCGCCCCCCCGCCGCCGCCCGGCGAGCCGGTCCGGCTTCACGCTGATCGAACTGGTCGTGGTGGTTCTGATCGTACTAATTCTGATCTCCCTGTTGTTGCCGAACGTCGAACAGGCCCGCGAAGCGGCCCGCCGGAGCCAGTGCCAGAACAACCTGAAACAGCTCGGGCTGGCGATGCACAATTATCATGCCACCCATAAGCTGTTCCCCACGCAGGGCGGCGGCACGAGCGCGGCCGGCGAGGAGGGAAATGCGGAGGAACTGTCGGCGTTCGTGGCACTGACGCCGTATATCGATGCGTCTCGCCACTGGAACGTCATTGCACAACGTTTGGCTGAGAATGCCGACGGCTCCCCCCGCACCCCGCCCTGGCCGGCGATGGGGCCGGAGCCGGGGAACCGCAATTACGGGCCGTGGCAGACGCAGAACTCCGTGTTCCTCTGCCCCTCCGACCCGGCCGGCCCCGCCAACACCGGCGGACCGGAGGACGTGATGGCGGATACGAACTATGCCTTCAACGCTGGCGACAACGCCGCCGGCGGCTACGGCGCGGTGGAGGTCGAGGGCGGCGGCCGTCCGGCGGCCCGCGGGGCGTTCGTGTTTCGGGAGTGGATCGCGCTGGACGACTTCGCCGACGGAACCGCGACCACGCTGCTGTTCGCCGAGATCGGCCGCGGCGACGGGGGGCGGTCCTATCAGGGCTACGCCCTGCGGAACGCCGGCGCCGCAAAGCCCCCGCTGGAATACGACGACGAACGCGGCGTGCTGAACCCCTCCGCCTGCCTCGCCGCGGCCGGCAACGTGAGCGAACCGCAAACCTACCCGACGGCGGCCGCCCTGCACGCCCGCGGGAGTCGGTGGAACGACGCGGGCGGCGTCTACACCGGGTTCAACGCGATCCTGCCGCCCAACGGCCCGAGCTGCCTGCTGACGAACGACCCCCGCAGCCCGGGGCTGCTCTCCGCCGGCTCCTTCCACACGGGCGGGGTGCAGGTCGGGATGGTCGACGGCAGCGTGACCTTCATCAGCGAAACGATCGACGCCGGCGACCCGGGCGCCGCGGGCGTGACGGACGGCGAAAGCCCCTACGGTGTGTGGGGCGCCCTGAGCACCCGGGCCGGCGGCGACACGGTCGACGTCGACCAGTACTGA
- a CDS encoding YkgJ family cysteine cluster protein → MAVPLQLPTIQHWTCRSCAGCCREHQIEITDEERDRLAEQGWTAANAPGGVEPVVPLGAGSRFVSAKWLPAAFKRRARFRLNHAPDGACAFLRPDGLCAVHKEFGEATKPLACRVYPYAFHPSKKGATVSLRFSCPTVTANGGAAVTENAAEIRTLAHDVLPAGYKGGEPPRLSRSQAVGWADFDRIRGALTACFTEAGPFAPALLRAVYIAALVDRSDFAAISGRRLGEFLDLVSNAAAEELPADLQEYDPPTRAGELAFRGALAKYAHKDTAAAAAGGLLPRLRRVWGATKLVSAAGLTPPGLWAGPVPVARLAEAAGPLPPGADELFARFVRVKLDGLAFCGPAFDGWPLTDGFFALALTFPLTLTLARWRALADGRDRLTLEDVREALRLTDHHHGYDPGTTGSNHRRTVRQLQGAGDLAKLIARSARPPG, encoded by the coding sequence TTGGCCGTTCCCCTTCAACTCCCGACGATTCAGCACTGGACCTGCCGGTCCTGCGCGGGGTGCTGTCGGGAACACCAGATCGAAATCACCGACGAGGAACGCGACCGCCTGGCCGAGCAGGGCTGGACCGCGGCGAACGCCCCCGGCGGCGTGGAGCCGGTCGTGCCGCTGGGCGCCGGGTCGCGGTTCGTGTCGGCCAAGTGGCTGCCGGCGGCGTTCAAGCGGCGGGCCCGGTTCCGGTTGAACCACGCCCCGGACGGCGCCTGCGCCTTCCTGCGGCCGGACGGGCTGTGCGCGGTGCACAAGGAGTTCGGCGAGGCGACCAAGCCGCTGGCCTGTCGGGTCTATCCGTACGCCTTTCACCCCTCGAAAAAGGGGGCGACGGTCAGTCTGCGGTTCAGCTGCCCCACCGTGACGGCCAACGGCGGGGCGGCGGTGACGGAGAACGCCGCGGAGATCCGCACCCTCGCCCACGACGTGCTGCCGGCCGGTTACAAAGGGGGCGAGCCGCCGCGGCTGTCGCGGTCGCAGGCGGTCGGCTGGGCGGACTTCGATCGCATTCGCGGGGCGCTGACGGCCTGCTTTACAGAGGCCGGCCCCTTCGCCCCGGCCCTGCTGCGGGCGGTTTATATCGCGGCGCTGGTGGACCGGTCGGACTTCGCCGCCATCAGCGGGCGGCGGTTAGGGGAGTTCCTCGATCTGGTCTCGAACGCCGCCGCGGAGGAGCTGCCGGCCGATCTGCAGGAATACGACCCGCCCACCCGGGCCGGGGAGCTGGCCTTCCGCGGGGCGCTGGCGAAGTACGCCCACAAGGACACCGCCGCCGCGGCCGCCGGCGGGTTGCTGCCCCGGCTGCGGCGGGTCTGGGGGGCGACGAAGCTGGTGTCCGCGGCGGGGCTCACCCCGCCCGGGTTGTGGGCCGGGCCGGTGCCGGTCGCCCGGCTGGCGGAGGCCGCCGGCCCGCTGCCGCCGGGGGCCGACGAACTGTTCGCCCGCTTCGTCCGGGTGAAGCTGGACGGGTTGGCGTTCTGCGGCCCGGCGTTCGACGGCTGGCCGCTGACGGACGGCTTCTTCGCCCTCGCCCTGACCTTCCCGCTGACGCTCACGCTGGCCCGCTGGCGGGCCCTCGCCGACGGCCGCGACCGGCTGACCTTGGAGGACGTGCGGGAGGCCCTGCGGCTGACGGACCACCACCACGGCTACGACCCCGGCACGACCGGTTCGAACCACCGCCGAACCGTCCGCCAACTGCAGGGCGCCGGCGACCTGGCGAAACTGATCGCCCGCAGCGCCCGGCCGCCGGGCTGA
- a CDS encoding type II secretion system protein, with the protein MTCSGSPAASPSVRPTPAGRGGFTMIEGLIAVALIALLAVTVLPQLHPDAATGQDEQLRERLYVLRGQIELYRVQHDNTLPGVTGPLLDQLTRRTDRAGNVGEGGDHVFGPYLVGDAFPENPLTGRSDVLVVDKMPSAPPADAAHGWIYETTTGDLRAAGDADRFAW; encoded by the coding sequence ATGACCTGTTCTGGATCGCCCGCCGCTTCGCCCTCCGTCCGCCCGACGCCGGCGGGGCGGGGCGGGTTCACGATGATCGAGGGGCTGATCGCCGTCGCGCTGATCGCCCTGCTGGCAGTCACGGTTCTGCCGCAACTGCACCCGGACGCGGCGACCGGGCAGGACGAACAGCTCCGCGAGCGGCTGTACGTGCTCCGCGGGCAGATCGAGCTGTACCGCGTGCAGCATGACAACACCCTGCCGGGCGTGACCGGGCCGCTGCTGGACCAACTCACCCGCCGGACCGACCGGGCGGGGAACGTGGGCGAGGGCGGCGATCACGTGTTCGGGCCGTATCTCGTGGGCGACGCGTTCCCGGAAAACCCGCTCACCGGCCGCAGCGACGTGCTGGTCGTCGACAAGATGCCGTCCGCGCCCCCCGCGGACGCCGCCCACGGCTGGATCTACGAGACGACCACCGGCGACCTACGGGCTGCCGGCGACGCCGACCGCTTCGCCTGGTGA